In Bythopirellula goksoeyrii, a single window of DNA contains:
- a CDS encoding sugar phosphate isomerase/epimerase family protein → MANGIDRRQVFLTAGALALSPLVKANAAETPPTKKRESSGEPFRYCLNTSTIRGQKLSLPEQIDLAAKAGYDGIEPWLGDIQTYADQGGSLADLKQEIADQGLTIESAIGFARWIVDDNAKRRQGLRDAERDMQLVKGIGGSRIAAPPVGATGPMELDLIAERYRALLEVGERAGVAPQLELWGHSPAIHNLSQLAYIAIAAGKPKTYVLPDVYHMYKGGSDFDGLRMIAGPRIAVFHMNDYPAVPPRDTISDQHRIYPGDGVAPLGQIIRDLHETGFRGAFSLELFNPIYWKQDPLQVAQTGLQKMRTAVEAALAS, encoded by the coding sequence ATGGCAAATGGCATCGATCGCAGACAAGTATTCCTAACAGCCGGCGCACTGGCTCTCTCTCCTCTCGTGAAGGCGAACGCAGCAGAAACTCCGCCAACTAAAAAACGAGAATCTTCTGGCGAGCCGTTTCGTTACTGTCTGAACACAAGCACCATTCGCGGCCAAAAGCTGTCGCTACCCGAGCAGATCGATTTGGCAGCTAAAGCAGGTTACGATGGAATCGAACCTTGGCTCGGTGATATTCAAACCTACGCAGATCAGGGAGGCAGCCTTGCTGACCTCAAGCAAGAAATTGCTGATCAGGGGCTCACCATCGAGAGTGCGATCGGGTTTGCCCGTTGGATCGTCGACGACAACGCCAAGCGCAGACAAGGGTTGCGTGATGCTGAGCGCGATATGCAACTTGTGAAGGGCATCGGCGGCAGCCGGATTGCAGCCCCCCCTGTGGGTGCCACGGGTCCCATGGAGCTCGACCTCATCGCCGAGCGTTATCGAGCTCTCCTGGAAGTCGGCGAAAGGGCTGGTGTGGCTCCTCAACTCGAACTCTGGGGACACTCCCCTGCTATCCACAACCTCAGCCAACTCGCCTACATCGCCATTGCCGCGGGCAAACCTAAAACCTACGTCTTGCCCGACGTCTATCACATGTACAAGGGTGGTTCCGATTTCGATGGACTGCGCATGATCGCCGGACCGCGCATCGCCGTCTTCCACATGAACGATTATCCCGCAGTTCCTCCGCGGGATACAATCAGCGACCAACACCGCATCTACCCCGGTGACGGCGTCGCACCACTTGGGCAAATCATCCGCGACCTCCACGAAACCGGCTTCCGCGGCGCGTTTTCCTTGGAGCTTTTCAACCCGATCTACTGGAAGCAAGACCCCTTGCAAGTTGCCCAAACGGGCCTCCAAAAAATGCGCACCGCCGTCGAAGCCGCCCTTGCTAGTTGA